The following proteins come from a genomic window of Miscanthus floridulus cultivar M001 chromosome 2, ASM1932011v1, whole genome shotgun sequence:
- the LOC136540024 gene encoding F-box protein At4g18380-like, translating into MQSKHRIFAEDLLLAAEGEDHFDRVPDSLVLLIFNKLADARSLGRCSAVSRRFNALVPLVDDACLRIDRVIPADAADGGDALGGPRPRAVLSHLLKAMLQAVLKPFAHCDAKSAAAAHKHGQQGQQHHHHSPAQVLKNFSSIRNLRMELPVSDVGTDDGVVLKWKAVFGSTLQSCVILGGTKVDRAAAAAGAGPHASSAPPADAGDAAGGPDHSGSIPESFYTNGGLKLRVVWTISSLIAAATRHYLLREIVKEHPTLEQVALTDANGQGTLSMGSDQLREFRDKPLAAAAAANRTQVPACNMKLRYAPLLELSDGTRIHGATLVVIKPVGDSPGGGRKELDEFVAGAFDGPFREAVAALSKRRTYLLEMNGF; encoded by the coding sequence ATGCAGTCCAAGCACCGGATCTTCGCGGAGGACCTGCTCCTCGCGGCGGAGGGCGAGGACCACTTCGACCGGGTGCCCGACTCCCTGGTGCTCCTCATCTTCAACAAGCTCGCCGACGCGCGCTCCCTCGGGCGCTGCTCCGCGGTGTCGCGCCGCTTCAACGCGCTCGTCCCGCTCGTGGACGACGCCTGCCTGCGCATCGACCGCGTCATCCCCGCCGACGCCGCTGACGGAGGCGACGCACTGGGCGGGCCGCGCCCGCGCGCCGTGCTCTCGCACCTCCTCAAGGCCATGCTGCAGGCCGTGCTCAAGCCCTTCGCGCACTGCGACGCCAagtccgcggcggcggcgcacaAGCACGGTCAGCAGGggcagcagcaccaccaccactcGCCGGCGCAGGTGCTCAAGAACTTCAGCAGCATCCGCAACCTCCGCATGGAGCTCCCCGTCTCCGACGTCGGCACCGACGACGGCGTCGTCCTCAAGTGGAAGGCCGTGTTCGGCAGCACGCTGCAGAGCTGCGTCATCCTCGGCGGCACCAAGGTGGACCGGGCTGCTGCTGCCGCGGGCGCGGGACCCCACGCCTCCTCCGCTCCCCCCGCCGACGCTGGCGACGCCGCGGGAGGCCCTGACCACAGCGGCAGCATCCCGGAGTCCTTCTACACCAACGGCGGGCTCAAGCTGCGCGTGGTGTGGACCATCAGCTCCCTCATCGCCGCGGCCACCAGGCACTACCTCCTCCGCGAGATCGTCAAGGAGCACCCCACCCTGGAGCAGGTCGCGCTCACGGACGCCAACGGGCAGGGCACGCTCAGCATGGGGAGCGACCAGCTCAGGGAGTTCAGGGACAAGCCgctcgccgcggccgcggccgccaacCGCACGCAGGTGCCCGCCTGCAACATGAAGCTCCGCTACGCGCCGCTGCTCGAGCTCTCCGACGGCACCAGGATCCACGGCGCCACGCTCGTGGTCATCAAGCCCGTCGGCGACTCCCCGGGCGGCGGCAGGAAGGAGCTCGACGAGTTCGTCGCCGGCGCCTTCGACGGGCCCTTCAGGGAGGCCGTGGCCGCGCTCAGCAAGCGCCGCACCTACTTGCTCGAGATGAACGGCTTCTAG